In a genomic window of Rhizobium sp. N324:
- a CDS encoding SDR family oxidoreductase: MDLGLTDKTALVLGAGGGLGSAIAARLAREGARIAAADIDLAAAQMTAAAIESEGGKALALQWDLADLASIDAHVTAIERGFGPVDILINNTGGPPPTTASGQDADIWNRYFQSMVLSVISIADRVLPGMRARKWGRIVTSTSSGVVAPIPNLGISNALRLSLVGWSKTLAREIGRDGITVNIVLPGRIATGRITFLDEQKAKRENRSIDDVIAESTGGIPLGRYGRPEEYGNVVAFLASEPASYLTGSVIRVDGGMIQSI; encoded by the coding sequence ATGGATTTGGGCCTCACGGACAAGACGGCTCTGGTGCTTGGCGCCGGCGGCGGACTGGGCAGTGCGATCGCCGCCAGGCTTGCGCGCGAAGGTGCCAGAATTGCCGCTGCGGATATCGATCTCGCCGCCGCGCAAATGACCGCAGCCGCGATCGAATCCGAAGGCGGCAAGGCGCTGGCGTTGCAATGGGACCTTGCGGATCTCGCCTCGATCGATGCGCATGTCACAGCAATCGAACGTGGCTTCGGACCGGTCGATATCCTCATCAACAATACCGGCGGCCCGCCGCCGACCACGGCCTCCGGCCAGGACGCTGATATCTGGAATCGGTATTTCCAGAGCATGGTGCTCTCCGTCATCTCGATAGCCGATCGTGTCCTGCCTGGGATGCGGGCGCGCAAATGGGGGCGCATTGTCACCTCGACCTCGTCGGGCGTGGTCGCGCCGATCCCCAATCTCGGCATCTCGAACGCACTGCGCCTGTCGCTGGTGGGATGGTCGAAAACCTTGGCGCGCGAGATTGGCCGCGACGGCATCACCGTCAACATCGTCCTGCCGGGCCGCATTGCCACCGGCCGCATCACCTTCCTCGATGAGCAGAAGGCCAAGCGCGAAAACCGATCCATCGATGACGTCATCGCTGAAAGTACCGGCGGCATTCCGCTCGGCCGTTATGGCCGGCCGGAAGAGTACGGCAATGTCGTCGCCTTCCTGGCGAGCGAACCCGCCTCCTATCTCACCGGATCGGTGATCCGCGTCGACGGCGGCATGATCCAGAGCATCTGA
- a CDS encoding LysR family transcriptional regulator: MDTRFLETFIVVAERHSLAQAAQRLNLTPAAVAQRIRALEAELGVRLLVRSGRVMRPTEAGFAILERCRDLVRDTRDLKAMAGTATISGEMRLGAINTALTGLVPDILHRLAQDFPLIEIFIRPGASMDLYTEVLNGALDAAFIIEPRFPMQKTLTFNTLRQEPLVLIAPRGFQGADPLELLRTEPFIRYDRNQWGGHIADEYLREIGIRPIERYELDALESIAVMVNRGLGISIVPDWAPPWPAGLDIVKLPLSRASAMRTVGIVATRSSPRANLIAALLQTSRAAMEA; this comes from the coding sequence ATGGACACGCGCTTTCTCGAAACCTTCATTGTCGTTGCCGAGCGGCACTCGCTGGCGCAGGCCGCCCAGCGGCTGAACCTGACGCCGGCCGCCGTCGCCCAGCGCATCCGTGCGTTGGAGGCCGAATTGGGGGTACGGCTGCTGGTGCGCTCCGGCCGCGTCATGCGGCCGACCGAGGCGGGTTTTGCCATTCTCGAACGCTGCAGGGACCTGGTGCGCGATACACGCGACCTGAAGGCGATGGCCGGTACCGCGACGATCTCGGGCGAGATGCGGCTCGGCGCGATCAACACGGCTCTGACGGGCCTTGTTCCCGACATTCTCCACCGCCTTGCCCAGGATTTTCCGCTGATCGAGATCTTCATCCGGCCGGGCGCTTCGATGGATCTCTATACCGAGGTTCTGAACGGCGCGCTGGATGCGGCCTTCATCATCGAACCGCGATTTCCGATGCAGAAGACGCTGACCTTCAATACGCTGCGCCAGGAACCCCTCGTGCTGATCGCGCCGCGAGGCTTCCAGGGGGCCGATCCGCTCGAGCTGCTGAGGACCGAACCCTTCATCCGCTACGATCGCAACCAATGGGGCGGCCATATCGCCGACGAATATCTGCGCGAGATCGGCATTCGCCCCATCGAGCGTTACGAACTCGACGCGCTCGAGTCGATCGCGGTGATGGTCAATCGCGGTCTCGGGATCTCGATCGTGCCGGATTGGGCGCCGCCGTGGCCGGCTGGGCTCGATATCGTCAAGCTGCCCCTATCGCGTGCGTCGGCCATGCGCACGGTCGGCATCGTCGCGACGCGTTCGTCGCCGCGGGCAAACCTCATCGCCGCACTTCTGCAAACCAGCCGCGCGGCGATGGAGGCCTGA
- the msrA gene encoding peptide-methionine (S)-S-oxide reductase MsrA: MTEERAVLAGGCFWGMQDLVRRLNGVISTRVGYTGGDVPNATYRNHGTHAEGIEIIFDPAKTSYRDILEFFFQIHDPSTRNRQGNDVGTSYRSAIFYTSPEQERVAKDTIADVDASGLWPGKVVTEVVPVSDFWEAEPEHQDYLERIPNGYTCHFVRPGWKLPVRQKIA, translated from the coding sequence ATGACCGAAGAACGTGCAGTGCTCGCCGGCGGCTGCTTCTGGGGCATGCAGGACCTGGTCCGCCGATTGAACGGTGTGATTTCGACCCGCGTCGGCTATACCGGCGGCGACGTGCCGAATGCGACCTACCGCAACCACGGGACCCATGCCGAAGGCATCGAGATCATCTTCGATCCGGCCAAGACCAGCTATCGCGACATCCTCGAATTCTTCTTCCAGATCCACGATCCGAGCACGCGCAACCGGCAGGGCAACGACGTCGGCACGAGCTATCGCTCGGCGATCTTCTATACCAGCCCCGAGCAGGAGCGTGTCGCCAAGGATACGATCGCCGATGTCGACGCATCGGGCCTGTGGCCCGGCAAGGTCGTCACCGAAGTCGTGCCGGTGAGCGATTTCTGGGAGGCCGAGCCCGAACACCAGGACTATCTGGAGCGCATCCCGAACGGCTACACCTGCCACTTCGTCCGGCCCGGCTGGAAGCTGCCGGTTCGTCAGAAGATCGCCTGA
- a CDS encoding NAD(P)/FAD-dependent oxidoreductase: protein MDDVIIIGGSFAGLAAALQLGRARRKATILDTGLPRNRFAGHSHGLLGHDHKPPLDILAEARQQLARYPTVKLVNARADSISGAIDNFSVLTGDGESFGARRLILSYGVADQMPDVPGFAESWGTSIVPCPYCDGFEVADQHWGLVWSGPPSHNYVRLYQHWTDTLTVFADGHDIAPDIRADLARRDIPVVDGRIAEIAHHRGHITTVNLESGRNAGVDILFAHPRNKPSASLHESLGLATVNTPFGIALKVDERRETSMPGIYAAGDLANPAMNSVTTAISQGATAGISAQQSMLA from the coding sequence ATGGATGACGTCATCATCATCGGCGGCAGCTTTGCCGGTCTCGCCGCTGCCCTGCAGCTCGGCCGTGCCCGCCGCAAGGCCACCATTCTCGATACCGGCCTGCCGCGCAATCGTTTCGCCGGCCACTCGCATGGTCTGCTCGGCCACGATCACAAGCCGCCGCTGGACATCCTGGCCGAGGCGCGGCAGCAGTTGGCGCGTTATCCCACGGTCAAGCTGGTCAATGCCCGAGCCGACAGCATCTCCGGCGCCATCGATAATTTCTCCGTCCTCACCGGCGATGGCGAAAGCTTTGGCGCGCGTCGTCTGATCCTGAGCTATGGCGTCGCCGACCAGATGCCTGATGTTCCGGGCTTTGCCGAAAGCTGGGGCACCTCCATCGTGCCCTGCCCCTATTGCGATGGCTTTGAAGTCGCCGACCAGCATTGGGGCCTCGTCTGGTCCGGCCCGCCGTCGCACAATTATGTCAGGCTGTACCAGCACTGGACCGACACGTTGACGGTCTTCGCCGATGGTCACGACATTGCACCCGATATCCGCGCCGATCTAGCGCGCCGCGACATACCTGTCGTTGATGGCCGGATCGCCGAAATCGCCCATCACCGGGGCCATATCACTACCGTTAATCTCGAGAGCGGCCGCAATGCCGGGGTCGATATCCTGTTCGCGCATCCGCGCAACAAGCCGTCCGCAAGCCTGCATGAATCACTGGGCCTCGCCACGGTCAATACGCCCTTCGGCATCGCCCTCAAGGTCGACGAGCGCCGCGAAACCAGCATGCCCGGAATCTACGCCGCCGGCGATCTCGCAAACCCAGCCATGAACTCGGTCACCACGGCAATATCGCAGGGCGCGACGGCAGGTATCTCCGCCCAGCAGTCGATGTTGGCTTGA
- a CDS encoding TetR/AcrR family transcriptional regulator, translating into MTENSRGRRGRPANEALGQTIVDAAYELFVELGFQATTLDKVTQRAKISKLSIYRHFENKEALFSAAVSARCHQFAPQALFEGIDGSAEDQLMAVGSSLLRTLLSPDVRSVEAMVMADKTNQKSLSKLHYEAGPAHVIAQIEALLCQLHAKAVLNVPDPLQSARLFAALFKGSDLLIIARFDQARAEDDNEIESYCRSAVAMFIAAHGGSDHAGG; encoded by the coding sequence GTGACCGAAAATAGTCGAGGTCGGCGCGGCCGGCCGGCCAACGAGGCGCTTGGCCAAACGATAGTCGACGCAGCATACGAACTCTTTGTGGAATTGGGTTTTCAAGCGACGACCTTGGACAAGGTCACCCAGCGAGCGAAGATATCCAAGCTCAGCATCTATCGGCACTTCGAGAACAAGGAGGCGCTATTCAGCGCGGCCGTCTCCGCCCGCTGCCATCAGTTTGCACCACAAGCCCTTTTTGAAGGCATCGACGGTTCGGCCGAAGATCAACTCATGGCGGTGGGATCATCCCTCCTTCGCACGCTGTTGAGCCCGGACGTCCGCAGTGTCGAAGCCATGGTCATGGCCGACAAGACGAACCAAAAATCGCTAAGCAAGCTCCATTACGAAGCGGGCCCCGCCCATGTCATCGCCCAAATCGAGGCCCTGTTGTGTCAGTTGCACGCGAAGGCGGTTCTGAACGTGCCCGATCCTCTCCAGTCCGCCCGCTTGTTTGCCGCGCTTTTCAAAGGATCCGATCTCCTGATTATCGCACGCTTCGATCAGGCGAGAGCAGAGGACGACAACGAAATCGAATCCTATTGCCGGTCGGCCGTCGCCATGTTCATCGCCGCGCACGGTGGCAGCGACCACGCGGGCGGATAG
- a CDS encoding class I SAM-dependent methyltransferase: protein MAEENVYQVADWNGQSGERWVAYQARLDAMMAVFGQTAIEAAAPATGERVLDVGCGAGASSLDLAARVGAGGQVLGVDISEPLIDRARALAPQDTPALFQVADASSAELPEGAFDILFSRFGVMFFDDPTGAFAHMRRALKPGARVAFVCWRGIAENDWVRLPMGAIRGILPPTAPPDPEAPGPFSFGDQGRVARILTAAGFTDIAIAPFDASIPFGEGGTRDAAIDDAVEMTLEVGPLSRALADQPDDIRARVSAAVRAAFAGCPGERSVMIDGAAWIVTARNPAS from the coding sequence ATGGCAGAGGAAAATGTTTATCAGGTAGCCGACTGGAATGGCCAAAGCGGGGAGCGCTGGGTCGCTTACCAGGCCCGGCTCGATGCCATGATGGCGGTGTTCGGCCAGACCGCGATCGAAGCCGCCGCGCCTGCGACAGGCGAGCGCGTGCTAGACGTCGGCTGCGGCGCGGGGGCGTCTAGTCTGGATCTGGCCGCCCGCGTCGGCGCGGGGGGCCAAGTGCTGGGCGTGGACATATCTGAACCGCTGATCGACCGAGCGCGTGCGTTAGCGCCGCAGGACACGCCGGCCCTGTTCCAGGTGGCTGACGCCAGCAGCGCCGAGCTGCCCGAGGGCGCGTTCGACATCCTGTTCTCGCGCTTCGGGGTGATGTTCTTTGACGATCCGACAGGGGCGTTCGCTCATATGCGCCGTGCGCTCAAGCCGGGCGCGCGGGTCGCTTTCGTCTGCTGGCGCGGCATAGCCGAGAACGATTGGGTGCGCTTGCCGATGGGCGCGATCAGGGGCATCCTCCCGCCGACCGCGCCGCCCGATCCCGAAGCGCCCGGCCCGTTCTCGTTCGGCGACCAAGGGCGGGTGGCGCGTATCCTGACGGCGGCTGGCTTCACCGATATCGCTATCGCGCCATTTGATGCCTCCATCCCGTTCGGCGAGGGTGGGACGCGGGACGCGGCGATCGACGACGCGGTGGAGATGACACTCGAGGTCGGCCCGCTGTCGCGCGCGCTCGCTGATCAGCCCGACGACATCCGCGCCCGCGTCTCGGCCGCGGTTCGTGCCGCCTTCGCGGGCTGCCCCGGTGAGCGGTCGGTGATGATCGACGGCGCGGCGTGGATCGTCACGGCGCGCAATCCGGCAAGCTGA
- a CDS encoding inositol monophosphatase family protein, with protein sequence MTSSPISVRLSPTASPRLVVLAETVVKAGETARASLRRRTSQEMLAKAPRDYQTEIDVAVERIIVDEMIKAFPDYAIQGEEAVGNRTAGPETPIIYIDPIDGTTNYAWGLPHFGMTIAIAEGGRLVAGVVYDAMQDELFSAERGGGAYLDGERIRCTDVGDIENVLIGAGLPIPGQLKAVAEETYFDAIKRLMANTAGVRRLGSAALSIAYVACGRLDGFFEDGLSIHDFGASALMVEEAGGIVTRFSGAAVDGKGDILAASKVLHPWLKEGFRIKA encoded by the coding sequence ATGACATCCTCCCCGATTTCAGTGCGTCTTTCGCCGACCGCATCGCCTCGCCTCGTCGTGCTTGCCGAAACGGTCGTTAAGGCCGGCGAAACCGCCCGGGCTTCGCTGCGGCGGCGAACCTCTCAGGAAATGCTGGCCAAGGCGCCGCGCGATTATCAAACCGAGATCGATGTCGCGGTCGAACGGATCATCGTCGACGAGATGATCAAGGCCTTCCCGGATTACGCCATCCAGGGCGAGGAAGCCGTCGGCAACCGCACGGCCGGACCGGAAACGCCGATCATCTACATCGACCCGATCGACGGCACCACCAACTACGCCTGGGGCCTCCCGCATTTCGGCATGACGATCGCGATCGCCGAAGGCGGCAGGCTGGTCGCCGGCGTCGTCTATGACGCCATGCAGGACGAGCTGTTCAGCGCCGAGCGTGGCGGCGGCGCCTATCTCGACGGCGAGCGCATCCGCTGCACCGATGTCGGCGACATCGAGAACGTGCTCATCGGCGCCGGCCTGCCGATCCCCGGCCAGCTCAAGGCGGTGGCGGAAGAGACCTATTTCGACGCCATCAAGCGGCTGATGGCCAACACCGCGGGCGTGCGCCGCCTCGGCTCGGCAGCGCTGTCTATCGCCTATGTCGCCTGCGGCCGGCTGGATGGATTCTTCGAGGACGGGCTTTCGATCCATGATTTCGGCGCCTCGGCGCTGATGGTCGAGGAGGCGGGCGGCATCGTCACCCGTTTTTCCGGCGCCGCCGTCGACGGGAAGGGCGATATCCTTGCCGCGAGCAAGGTGCTGCACCCCTGGCTCAAGGAAGGCTTCCGTATCAAAGCCTGA
- a CDS encoding ABC transporter ATP-binding protein encodes MTTQIELRGVNKYYGAFHALKNIDLSIAKGTFVALVGPSGCGKSTLLRSLAGLESISTGDLRIAGELMNGVPPRKRDVAMVFQSYALYPHMTVEENLTYSLRIRGIAKAEAKKAAEEVAATTGLSHLLKRYPRELSGGQRQRVAMSRAIIRHPKAFLFDEPLSNLDAALRVHMRKEIRSLHDRLNATFVYVTHDQVEAMTMADHVVVMRDGIIEQQGAPLDLYDRPANRFVAGFIGSPAMNFIPAIVPEDGKSLILDFGAVKQTLAINRAIEPGRKLIAGVRPEHIEVVAPGHGSFDVPIAFVESTGSSTFIVAETQPELTIVETRRDRVKAGDRIGLSVDPAQVHLFDASTDRLI; translated from the coding sequence ATGACCACACAGATCGAGCTCAGAGGCGTCAATAAATATTACGGCGCCTTCCACGCCCTGAAGAACATCGACCTGTCGATCGCCAAGGGTACTTTCGTCGCGCTCGTCGGCCCTTCGGGCTGCGGCAAGTCCACGCTGCTGCGCTCGCTTGCCGGCCTCGAAAGCATCTCGACCGGCGATCTCAGGATCGCCGGCGAGCTGATGAATGGCGTGCCGCCGCGCAAGCGCGACGTCGCCATGGTCTTCCAGTCCTATGCGCTCTATCCGCACATGACGGTCGAGGAGAACCTGACCTACAGCCTGCGCATCCGCGGCATCGCCAAGGCGGAAGCCAAGAAGGCGGCCGAGGAGGTGGCGGCGACCACAGGTCTTTCGCATCTGCTGAAGCGCTACCCGCGCGAACTGTCCGGTGGCCAGCGCCAGCGCGTCGCCATGAGCCGCGCCATCATCCGCCATCCCAAGGCCTTCCTGTTCGACGAGCCGCTCTCCAACCTCGATGCGGCGCTGCGCGTCCATATGCGCAAGGAAATCCGGTCGCTGCACGACCGGCTGAACGCGACTTTCGTCTACGTCACGCACGATCAGGTCGAAGCGATGACGATGGCCGACCATGTGGTGGTGATGCGCGACGGCATCATCGAGCAGCAGGGCGCGCCGCTCGATCTCTACGACCGGCCGGCGAACCGGTTCGTGGCGGGCTTCATCGGCTCGCCTGCGATGAATTTTATTCCGGCGATCGTCCCGGAAGACGGCAAGAGCCTGATCCTGGACTTCGGCGCCGTGAAGCAGACACTTGCCATCAACCGCGCCATCGAGCCTGGGCGGAAGCTCATCGCGGGTGTCCGGCCTGAACACATCGAGGTTGTCGCTCCCGGGCATGGCAGCTTCGACGTCCCGATCGCCTTCGTCGAATCCACCGGCTCGTCGACCTTCATCGTCGCCGAGACGCAGCCGGAACTGACGATCGTCGAGACCCGCCGCGACAGGGTCAAGGCAGGAGACAGGATCGGACTATCGGTCGACCCGGCACAGGTCCATCTCTTCGATGCGTCGACGGACCGCCTGATATGA
- a CDS encoding carbohydrate ABC transporter permease, with product MTTTNRDRLMLAISIVMAAIYLFPLYWMYITALKSGSEMFATPPSFWPAAPQWGTYTYVWESRDMGRYLWNSLVIALGSMALITVLGVGCAYVLARYRNVWVDIGLFLILMLQVLPASLMITPIFVGFSQIGMLSTPRLAVIIAVAAKSMPFFVILVRATFMSVPQELEEAALVDGNSRVGAFFNIVLPLARNGILVSAILIFMQAFGEFVYSKSMIQAVDLQPASVGLNSFMGPNTNEWNNIMAYATMYVTPILAIFVLLQRRIVSGLTSGALK from the coding sequence ATGACGACGACCAATCGCGACCGGCTGATGCTGGCAATATCGATCGTCATGGCGGCGATCTATCTCTTCCCGCTCTATTGGATGTACATCACCGCACTGAAAAGCGGCTCGGAGATGTTCGCCACGCCGCCGAGCTTCTGGCCGGCAGCACCCCAATGGGGCACCTACACCTATGTCTGGGAAAGCCGCGACATGGGCCGCTACCTCTGGAATTCGCTGGTCATCGCTCTCGGCTCCATGGCGCTGATCACCGTGCTCGGCGTCGGCTGCGCCTATGTGCTGGCCCGATACCGCAATGTCTGGGTGGATATCGGCCTGTTCCTGATCCTGATGCTGCAGGTCCTGCCGGCATCGCTGATGATCACGCCGATCTTCGTCGGCTTCTCGCAGATCGGCATGCTGTCCACGCCGCGGCTCGCCGTCATCATCGCGGTCGCGGCCAAGAGCATGCCCTTCTTCGTCATCCTGGTGCGCGCCACCTTCATGAGCGTTCCCCAGGAACTGGAGGAGGCGGCCCTCGTCGACGGCAATTCGCGCGTCGGCGCCTTCTTCAACATCGTGCTGCCGCTTGCCCGCAACGGTATCCTCGTCAGCGCCATCCTGATCTTCATGCAGGCCTTCGGCGAATTCGTCTATTCGAAGTCGATGATCCAGGCAGTCGACCTTCAGCCGGCGAGCGTCGGTCTCAATTCCTTCATGGGGCCGAACACCAACGAGTGGAACAACATCATGGCCTACGCCACGATGTATGTGACGCCGATCCTCGCCATCTTCGTTCTCTTGCAGCGCCGCATCGTATCCGGCCTCACCTCTGGAGCCCTCAAATGA
- a CDS encoding carbohydrate ABC transporter permease produces MKRILMSVRDGRGFDIVLVAFPLGFLFLMAGLPLIYNVVMSFQEVDMFSLGTFSRPFVGFKNYTDLFAQPETLPILYNTVIFVTGSIAGQFLIGFGLALFFWVNFPGASWMRGLFLVSWVMPGLVVGAIWNWILSGDFGVLNFILRESGIISGNIFWRSDPHYSLYAVIIANIWLGTSFNMILLSVGLAGIPSDLYEAAELDGANVWQRFWTITLPMMRSTIGAIIALGLIFTLQQFDLFAAITSGGPNNSSNVTQYWAWDLSFRQYDFAKGATISVIMIVFVMFASVVYVRSTRHEVRG; encoded by the coding sequence ATGAAAAGGATCCTGATGAGCGTCAGGGACGGCCGCGGTTTCGATATCGTGCTCGTCGCTTTCCCGCTCGGCTTTCTGTTCCTGATGGCGGGTCTGCCGCTCATCTACAATGTGGTGATGAGTTTCCAGGAGGTCGACATGTTCAGCCTCGGGACGTTTTCGCGTCCTTTCGTCGGCTTCAAGAATTATACCGACCTCTTCGCGCAGCCGGAAACGCTGCCGATCCTCTACAATACCGTCATCTTCGTCACCGGCTCGATCGCCGGCCAGTTCCTGATCGGCTTCGGGCTGGCGCTGTTCTTCTGGGTCAATTTTCCCGGCGCCTCATGGATGCGCGGCCTGTTCCTGGTCTCCTGGGTGATGCCCGGCCTTGTCGTCGGCGCCATCTGGAACTGGATTCTCTCTGGTGATTTCGGCGTGCTGAACTTCATCCTCAGGGAAAGCGGCATCATCTCCGGTAATATCTTCTGGCGCTCCGATCCGCATTATTCGCTCTATGCCGTGATCATCGCCAATATCTGGCTCGGCACCTCGTTCAACATGATCCTGCTGTCCGTTGGCCTCGCCGGCATTCCCTCCGATCTCTACGAAGCGGCCGAACTCGACGGCGCCAATGTCTGGCAGCGCTTCTGGACGATCACGCTGCCGATGATGCGCTCGACGATCGGCGCTATCATCGCGCTCGGCCTGATCTTTACGCTGCAGCAGTTCGATCTCTTCGCCGCCATCACCTCGGGCGGGCCGAACAATTCATCGAACGTCACCCAATATTGGGCCTGGGACCTTTCCTTCCGCCAATATGATTTCGCCAAGGGCGCGACGATCTCCGTCATCATGATCGTCTTCGTGATGTTCGCCTCCGTCGTCTATGTCAGGTCCACACGGCACGAGGTGCGCGGATGA
- a CDS encoding ABC transporter substrate-binding protein — MAIRKYAILGALALAGVSLFGLSAKAEDVTLTLWSLDKDTQPAPNLVKEFNAQNNGIKIEYRLIQFDDVVTEAMRAYATGQAPDIIAVDNPEHAMFSSRGAFLDLTDMIAKSTVIKPDNYFPGPLKSVEWDGKYYGVPKATNTIALYYNKDMFKAKGLDPAKPPQTWDELVEDARKLTDPAKNVYGLAFSAKANEEGTFQFLPWAQMGGGSYEHINADGAVKALGIWKTIMDEKLASPDTLTRGQWDSTGTFNSGNAAMAISGPWELDRMTQEAKFDWGVTLLPVPKEGAERSSAMGDFNWAIFASSKHPAEAFKALEYFASQDDKMFKNFGQLPARSDISIPESGQPLKDAALKVFLEQLKYAKPRGPHPQWPKISKAIQDAIQAALTGQMSPKDALDQAADKIKAVLG; from the coding sequence ATGGCTATCCGCAAATATGCAATTCTCGGCGCTCTGGCGCTTGCAGGCGTTTCACTCTTCGGCCTTTCGGCCAAGGCCGAGGACGTCACGCTGACGCTCTGGTCGCTGGATAAGGACACCCAGCCGGCGCCGAACCTCGTTAAGGAGTTCAACGCCCAGAACAACGGTATCAAGATCGAATATCGGCTGATCCAGTTCGACGACGTCGTCACCGAGGCCATGCGCGCCTACGCCACCGGCCAGGCGCCCGATATCATCGCCGTCGACAATCCGGAGCATGCGATGTTCTCGTCGCGTGGCGCCTTCCTTGACCTCACCGACATGATCGCCAAGTCGACCGTGATCAAGCCGGATAATTATTTCCCCGGCCCGCTGAAATCGGTCGAATGGGACGGCAAATATTATGGCGTGCCGAAAGCGACGAACACGATCGCGCTCTACTACAACAAGGACATGTTCAAGGCTAAGGGCCTCGATCCGGCGAAGCCGCCGCAGACCTGGGACGAGCTGGTCGAGGACGCGCGCAAGCTGACCGACCCCGCCAAGAACGTCTACGGCCTCGCTTTCTCGGCCAAGGCCAACGAGGAGGGCACCTTCCAGTTCCTTCCCTGGGCGCAGATGGGCGGCGGCAGCTATGAGCACATCAATGCCGACGGCGCGGTGAAGGCGCTCGGGATCTGGAAGACGATCATGGACGAGAAGCTCGCGTCTCCCGATACGCTGACGCGCGGCCAGTGGGATTCCACCGGCACCTTCAACTCCGGCAATGCGGCCATGGCGATCTCCGGTCCCTGGGAGCTCGACCGCATGACCCAGGAAGCGAAATTCGACTGGGGCGTTACCCTGCTTCCGGTTCCCAAGGAAGGGGCCGAACGGTCCTCGGCCATGGGCGACTTCAACTGGGCGATCTTCGCCAGCAGCAAACATCCGGCCGAAGCCTTCAAGGCGCTCGAATATTTCGCCTCGCAGGACGACAAGATGTTCAAGAACTTCGGCCAGCTTCCGGCCCGTTCCGACATCTCCATTCCCGAGAGCGGCCAGCCGCTGAAGGACGCCGCGCTCAAGGTCTTCCTCGAACAGCTGAAATACGCCAAGCCGCGCGGCCCGCATCCGCAATGGCCGAAGATCTCCAAGGCGATCCAGGACGCCATCCAGGCGGCGCTGACCGGCCAGATGAGCCCGAAGGACGCGCTCGACCAGGCCGCGGATAAGATCAAGGCTGTACTAGGCTGA
- a CDS encoding sugar phosphate isomerase/epimerase family protein, whose protein sequence is MSNPAKSIRIGTMVSGNKGDAATRIGQIADMGFESFEPFFWQTTKGQNLAELGKRCLEAIGDRDITISTLGMFGNPLEESAIDLETLQGWKDCIDNAHHFGATCVAGFTGRIRGKPLTDSLGRYKQVWSELAKRAADKGIRIAFENCAMDGNWESGDWNIAHNPDAWELIFNETPDDHIGLEWEPCHQMVYLIDPMPQIRKWAHKFFHVHGKDATIRWEVIKEHGIFGKEKFVFMRTPGFGDSNWTDIISELRLAGWSGSIDIEGWHDPVYRDELEMTGQVYALNHLKHARGGAFVVDPV, encoded by the coding sequence GTGAGCAACCCTGCAAAATCCATTCGCATCGGCACCATGGTCAGCGGCAACAAGGGCGATGCCGCCACCCGCATCGGCCAGATTGCCGACATGGGCTTCGAAAGCTTCGAACCCTTCTTCTGGCAGACCACCAAGGGGCAGAACCTCGCCGAACTCGGCAAGCGCTGCCTCGAGGCGATCGGCGACCGCGACATCACCATCTCGACGCTCGGCATGTTCGGCAATCCGCTGGAAGAGAGCGCCATCGACCTGGAAACGCTGCAGGGCTGGAAGGACTGCATCGACAATGCCCATCATTTCGGGGCAACCTGCGTCGCTGGCTTCACCGGCCGCATCCGCGGCAAACCGCTGACCGACAGCCTAGGCCGCTACAAGCAGGTCTGGAGCGAGCTTGCCAAGCGTGCCGCCGATAAGGGCATCAGGATCGCCTTCGAGAATTGCGCCATGGACGGCAACTGGGAAAGCGGCGACTGGAACATCGCCCATAATCCGGACGCCTGGGAGCTGATCTTCAACGAGACGCCGGATGATCATATCGGGCTGGAATGGGAACCGTGCCATCAGATGGTTTATCTGATCGACCCCATGCCGCAGATCCGCAAATGGGCGCACAAATTCTTCCACGTCCACGGCAAGGACGCGACCATCCGCTGGGAGGTCATCAAGGAACACGGCATCTTCGGCAAGGAGAAATTCGTCTTCATGCGCACGCCGGGCTTCGGCGACAGCAACTGGACCGACATCATTTCCGAGCTGCGCCTTGCCGGCTGGTCCGGCTCGATCGACATCGAAGGCTGGCACGATCCGGTCTATCGCGACGAACTCGAAATGACCGGCCAGGTCTATGCGCTGAACCACCTCAAGCATGCCCGGGGCGGCGCATTCGTCGTCGATCCGGTCTGA